In Persephonella sp., a single window of DNA contains:
- a CDS encoding nucleotidyltransferase domain-containing protein has protein sequence MQKVYKKVRLSKDVIDEIINLSKKYFGQNCRVWIFGSRADLTKKGGDIDIYIETPEYKNILDKKLDFLVELDKKIGEQKVDLVIKPLDSQNYISQEAKSTGIRIY, from the coding sequence ATGCAAAAGGTATATAAAAAAGTCAGACTTTCAAAAGATGTTATTGATGAAATCATAAATTTATCTAAAAAATATTTTGGGCAAAATTGCCGAGTCTGGATTTTTGGTTCAAGGGCGGATTTAACGAAAAAAGGCGGTGATATTGATATATACATAGAAACGCCAGAATACAAAAATATCCTTGATAAGAAATTAGACTTTTTGGTTGAACTTGATAAAAAAATCGGCGAACAAAAAGTTGACTTAGTAATAAAACCATTAGACAGTCAGAACTATATATCACAGGAAGCAAAATCAACAGGAATCAGGATTTATTAA
- a CDS encoding MFS transporter: MRKYVIILGIVSLLTDISSEMIFPILPIFLEKFLYATKTQIGLIEGLAALITSFLKVFSGYLSDKIGKRKLLVVLGYTLSAFSKPLLYFATSWIDVLWIRALERTGKGVRTAPRDAMISSFSEGKSGQAFGIHRGMDTAGAVLGSLFTFLFLIYFGETEENFRKIFLYAFFPAIAAVVILIAFVKEPKINKTSSEIKISFKDLPSDFKKFVIIQSVFTLFTMNYTFIILKANDVGISIGFIPLAYLLFNIVYAFSSFPFGIFSDKIEKTKAMLLTYILFSITSFVFLIKNSFFGWLGFIFYGIFMSGYEVVSRAFISDLIKSEKIKGSAYGIYHTLIGITSFLSMLIAGILWDKFGSYMPFLISCVISLFLSFTFGKLFR, translated from the coding sequence ATGAGAAAATATGTAATTATCCTTGGAATAGTCAGCTTACTAACTGATATATCCAGTGAAATGATTTTCCCGATTTTACCTATTTTTTTGGAAAAATTCCTGTATGCAACTAAAACCCAAATAGGTTTGATTGAAGGATTAGCAGCATTAATAACAAGCTTTTTAAAGGTTTTTTCCGGATACCTGTCAGATAAGATTGGTAAAAGGAAACTTCTGGTGGTTTTGGGATATACTTTATCTGCTTTTTCAAAGCCCCTTTTATATTTTGCAACAAGCTGGATAGATGTTTTATGGATTAGAGCCTTAGAAAGAACAGGCAAAGGCGTAAGAACAGCCCCGAGAGATGCCATGATTTCCTCATTTTCTGAAGGAAAAAGCGGGCAGGCTTTTGGAATTCACAGAGGTATGGATACAGCAGGAGCAGTTTTAGGTTCGCTTTTTACATTTCTTTTTCTTATTTATTTTGGTGAAACCGAGGAAAATTTCAGAAAAATATTCTTATATGCCTTCTTTCCTGCAATAGCTGCAGTTGTTATTTTAATCGCTTTTGTAAAAGAACCTAAAATAAACAAAACCAGTTCTGAAATCAAAATTAGCTTTAAAGATCTTCCATCCGATTTTAAAAAATTTGTGATAATCCAGTCTGTTTTTACACTTTTTACTATGAATTATACTTTTATTATTTTGAAAGCCAATGATGTCGGTATTTCTATCGGTTTTATTCCTCTTGCTTATCTGCTTTTTAATATTGTTTATGCTTTTTCCAGTTTTCCATTTGGTATTTTTTCAGACAAGATAGAAAAAACAAAAGCAATGCTGCTTACATATATTTTGTTTTCAATTACATCTTTTGTATTTTTGATAAAAAATTCATTCTTTGGCTGGCTGGGTTTTATTTTTTATGGAATATTTATGTCAGGTTATGAAGTGGTTTCAAGGGCTTTCATATCAGATTTAATAAAAAGTGAGAAAATAAAAGGCAGTGCTTATGGAATTTATCACACTTTAATTGGGATAACGTCGTTTTTGTCTATGTTAATTGCAGGTATTTTATGGGATAAATTTGGCAGCTATATGCCTTTTTTAATCTCCTGCGTTATTTCTTTGTTTTTATCTTTTACTTTTGGGAAGTTGTTCAGGTAA
- a CDS encoding EAL domain-containing protein yields the protein MNLRAKFLLLYTGIFLFLIGFFLFFYFNLETKNFKNIEYKYIYSTFEHVDTDLNKQVKILKNLTKNEAYWDDIYLFVQGKNKNFVQSNFDPKNTTLKDYGINIYAVLNLKKKTVLNRCYPKSLNCDELLNNLIKSITFNYEKTGFIWIDKHPWIVSVQYILPTSGKGKKAGFLIFGKMVKTPELSLDYIKFANYPIQIPFPDKKIRLTNGELYLKENENNYIFSLMEEDINKKLLPIYSGSIKPVIMQQAYTFMIIAGSIFVSMFLVTFVALYFLFRNFFRQPLANIIEKLRNVAEKGDFNRRLPENYNSKEFKTLAKEINLLLSAAENYLKQAKEKSHMFEVLAENAPVGVYLFREKIEYMNPFIENILGYTPAEVIGRPFTDFLTEVDPELREKIIKNVQRRLKGEKFRNEFQIKIRAKDGTLKDILIISNTVFINGKPYGMGIAIDITQIKELEKKLKEMIEKDSLTELLSRRGFYNKLDYFINLYRKNRNKFFLLFIDLNHFKNINDNYGHSMGDKVLKVIADRLKTALWKEDIVGRLGGDEFGVIIPNFAKFEDIVIILEKIIREIEKPVEVNGLKFTITASIGITVFPEDGTTAEQLIKRADIAMYKAKEKSRKTNQSSFVFFSPEFEKHIKEKFEIEKELKRAVQESSEEFFVLYQPIFDLQANRPVKVEALVRWNSAKFGLMQPSVFIPVAEETGIISSITKIVIEKVTEQLKKWQEKGIELRASINISPIDFKNKDVLEFLINKVIENNLQGKICIEITENILLENIDHNKRILDKLTLNGIEVMLDDFGTGYSSLTYLKKFPISVLKIDREFIKDMTHDEYDRGIVFTVIKLTQILSMDSLAEGIETEEHLNILKEFGCTYGQGYYFSKPVTPQEIENKYFSTISI from the coding sequence ATGAACCTAAGAGCAAAATTTTTACTACTTTATACAGGGATATTTTTATTTCTGATTGGTTTTTTCTTATTTTTTTACTTTAATCTGGAGACAAAAAATTTTAAAAATATTGAATACAAGTATATATATTCCACATTTGAACATGTAGATACTGACCTTAATAAACAGGTCAAAATCCTAAAAAACCTTACCAAAAACGAAGCTTATTGGGATGATATTTATCTGTTTGTTCAGGGAAAAAATAAAAATTTTGTTCAAAGCAATTTTGATCCTAAAAATACAACCTTAAAAGACTACGGAATTAATATATATGCTGTTTTAAACTTAAAGAAAAAAACTGTTTTAAATAGATGTTATCCAAAATCTCTAAATTGTGATGAACTATTAAATAATCTAATTAAATCAATTACTTTTAATTATGAAAAAACCGGATTTATCTGGATAGATAAACATCCATGGATAGTTTCAGTTCAATATATCCTCCCCACCAGTGGAAAAGGTAAAAAAGCAGGATTTCTTATATTCGGTAAGATGGTAAAAACTCCGGAGCTATCTCTGGATTATATTAAATTTGCAAATTATCCTATACAGATACCATTTCCCGATAAAAAAATAAGACTTACCAATGGAGAGTTATATCTAAAAGAGAATGAGAATAATTATATCTTTAGCCTTATGGAAGAAGATATAAATAAAAAGCTGTTGCCTATTTATTCTGGTAGTATTAAGCCGGTGATAATGCAACAGGCATATACATTTATGATAATTGCCGGTTCGATTTTCGTTTCTATGTTCTTAGTAACATTTGTAGCACTGTATTTTCTATTCAGGAACTTCTTTAGACAACCGCTGGCGAACATTATAGAAAAACTGAGGAATGTTGCAGAAAAAGGGGACTTTAACCGGAGATTACCTGAAAACTACAATTCAAAAGAGTTTAAAACACTGGCGAAAGAGATAAATCTTTTACTGTCTGCAGCTGAAAATTATTTGAAACAGGCCAAAGAAAAGTCTCATATGTTTGAAGTTCTTGCTGAAAATGCACCTGTAGGAGTTTACCTTTTCCGAGAAAAAATTGAATATATGAATCCGTTTATAGAAAATATCCTTGGATATACACCAGCAGAAGTTATAGGAAGACCTTTTACAGATTTTTTAACAGAAGTAGATCCAGAATTACGGGAAAAAATAATAAAAAATGTCCAAAGAAGATTAAAAGGAGAAAAATTCAGAAACGAATTCCAAATAAAAATAAGGGCAAAAGATGGAACTTTAAAAGACATCCTAATTATATCAAACACTGTTTTCATAAACGGAAAACCCTATGGTATGGGTATAGCAATTGATATTACCCAAATAAAAGAATTAGAAAAAAAACTAAAAGAAATGATAGAGAAAGATTCTTTAACGGAATTACTCAGCAGAAGAGGATTTTATAATAAGCTTGATTATTTCATAAACCTTTATCGCAAGAATAGAAATAAATTTTTCCTGTTATTTATAGACCTTAATCATTTCAAGAATATAAATGATAATTATGGTCATTCAATGGGAGATAAAGTTCTAAAAGTAATTGCAGATAGATTAAAAACAGCTCTTTGGAAAGAAGATATTGTAGGAAGACTGGGAGGAGATGAATTTGGTGTTATCATTCCTAATTTTGCTAAGTTTGAAGATATTGTAATTATTTTAGAGAAGATAATAAGAGAAATAGAAAAACCTGTGGAGGTTAACGGCCTCAAATTTACCATAACAGCCAGCATTGGAATAACTGTTTTTCCAGAAGATGGAACTACTGCTGAGCAATTAATCAAAAGGGCTGATATAGCAATGTATAAAGCCAAAGAAAAATCCCGTAAAACAAATCAAAGTAGCTTTGTATTTTTCTCGCCGGAATTTGAAAAACATATCAAAGAAAAATTTGAGATAGAAAAAGAACTTAAAAGGGCTGTTCAGGAATCTTCTGAAGAGTTTTTTGTTTTATACCAGCCTATATTTGACCTGCAGGCAAACAGACCGGTTAAAGTTGAAGCTCTCGTTAGATGGAATTCGGCAAAATTCGGTTTAATGCAACCTTCTGTTTTTATTCCTGTTGCAGAAGAAACGGGTATTATTAGCTCTATTACAAAAATTGTTATTGAAAAAGTAACAGAGCAGCTTAAAAAATGGCAGGAGAAAGGAATTGAACTAAGGGCTTCAATAAATATATCTCCAATAGATTTTAAAAATAAAGATGTTCTTGAGTTCCTTATAAATAAAGTAATAGAAAACAACCTTCAAGGAAAAATATGTATTGAAATTACAGAAAATATTCTCCTTGAAAATATTGACCATAATAAACGCATACTTGATAAGCTCACCTTAAATGGTATAGAAGTCATGCTTGATGATTTTGGAACAGGATATTCATCATTAACATACCTGAAAAAATTCCCAATATCAGTTCTGAAAATAGATAGAGAATTTATAAAAGATATGACCCATGATGAATATGACAGAGGAATAGTTTTCACCGTAATTAAGCTGACACAAATACTATCAATGGATTCCCTTGCCGAAGGAATAGAAACAGAAGAACATCTAAATATCCTTAAAGAGTTTGGCTGCACATATGGACAGGGATATTATTTTAGTAAGCCGGTAACACCACAGGAAATTGAAAATAAATATTTTTCCACAATTTCTATATAA